The Vibrio agarivorans genome window below encodes:
- a CDS encoding ABC transporter ATP-binding protein, translating into MALLTIHNGLLGFGDHPLLDHVDFALQENERVCLVGRNGAGKSTLMKVLSGEVLLDDGKLNITQDVVVSRLEQDPPRNEQGTVYDYVAKGLAEVGEQLKIYQDLLDLVAVEPTETNIKRLANTQEQLEHSGAWRFEDRIKNVLAALKLDGHTKLSDLSGGWQRKAALARALVRDPDVLLLDEPTNHLDVTTIEWLEGFLKDFRGSIIFISHDRTFIKSMSTRIVDLDRGALSSFPGDYENYLVEKDEMLRVEEMQNAEFDKKLAQEEVWIRQGIKARRTRNEGRVRALKALREERKDRREVQGKANIRIDDAARSGKIVFEANNLGFDFDGKTIVNNFTFNIMRGDRIALIGPNGCGKSTLLKLLLGNLEPTEGNLHCGTKLEVAYFDQYREILDPEKTVIDNLADGKQEVMVGGRQRHALSYLQDFLFSPKRARTPVKALSGGEKNRLLLARIFLRSNNLLILDEPTNDLDIETLELLEDLLANYQGTLLLVSHDRQFVDNTVTSSWIFEGNGVIEEFVGGYHDAQQQREQVKASRAAYEKPAKVEKVVDSTPKTTVKQGKSKKLSYKLQRELEALPQKLEQLESDIGEMQEQVNNPEFFSKGVEVTQPILDKLAKLEEELEIAFERWDELEAMQQES; encoded by the coding sequence ATGGCATTACTTACGATTCATAATGGCCTGTTAGGCTTTGGCGATCACCCCTTACTTGATCATGTTGATTTTGCTCTACAAGAAAACGAGCGCGTGTGTCTTGTGGGACGCAACGGTGCAGGTAAATCAACCTTAATGAAGGTACTTTCAGGTGAAGTACTGCTTGATGATGGTAAGCTGAATATTACCCAAGATGTGGTTGTTTCTCGCTTAGAGCAAGACCCACCACGTAACGAACAAGGCACGGTTTACGACTACGTAGCCAAGGGCTTGGCTGAGGTCGGCGAACAACTCAAGATCTATCAAGATCTTCTCGATCTTGTTGCGGTTGAGCCAACTGAAACTAATATTAAGCGATTAGCCAACACACAAGAGCAGCTAGAACACTCGGGTGCGTGGCGTTTTGAAGACCGTATTAAGAACGTGTTGGCTGCGCTGAAGTTAGATGGCCATACAAAACTGTCAGATTTGTCAGGCGGATGGCAACGCAAAGCAGCATTAGCGCGCGCTTTGGTTCGCGATCCAGACGTTTTGCTGCTTGACGAGCCAACCAACCACCTTGATGTAACAACCATTGAGTGGCTAGAAGGCTTCTTAAAAGACTTCCGCGGTTCGATCATTTTTATCTCTCACGACCGTACATTTATCAAATCTATGTCGACTCGTATTGTCGATCTCGACCGCGGCGCACTGAGCTCATTCCCAGGTGACTATGAAAATTACCTGGTAGAAAAAGATGAGATGTTGCGCGTTGAAGAGATGCAAAACGCTGAATTCGACAAGAAACTGGCTCAAGAAGAGGTATGGATTCGCCAAGGCATCAAAGCTCGACGAACTCGTAACGAAGGCCGTGTGCGTGCACTAAAAGCGCTGCGTGAAGAGCGCAAAGACCGTCGAGAAGTGCAGGGTAAGGCGAATATCCGAATTGATGATGCGGCTCGCTCGGGCAAAATTGTCTTTGAAGCCAATAACCTTGGCTTTGACTTTGATGGCAAAACAATTGTTAATAACTTCACGTTTAACATCATGCGCGGCGACCGTATTGCACTGATTGGTCCTAATGGATGCGGTAAAAGTACGCTACTTAAATTGCTACTGGGTAACTTAGAACCGACAGAAGGCAACCTGCATTGCGGAACCAAGTTAGAAGTCGCGTATTTCGACCAATATCGTGAGATTCTCGATCCTGAAAAAACCGTTATCGACAATCTAGCGGATGGTAAGCAAGAAGTCATGGTCGGTGGCCGTCAGCGTCATGCCTTAAGTTACTTACAAGATTTCCTATTCTCACCAAAACGTGCACGTACGCCCGTAAAAGCGTTATCAGGGGGTGAGAAGAACCGCTTGCTTCTTGCGCGTATTTTCCTTCGTTCAAACAACTTATTGATTCTAGATGAACCAACTAACGACTTAGATATCGAAACTTTGGAACTTTTAGAAGATTTGCTTGCCAATTATCAGGGTACTTTGCTTTTGGTTAGTCACGACCGTCAGTTCGTTGATAATACCGTCACTTCAAGTTGGATTTTTGAAGGTAATGGCGTTATCGAAGAGTTTGTTGGTGGGTATCACGATGCGCAGCAGCAACGCGAACAAGTAAAAGCAAGCCGCGCTGCGTATGAAAAGCCAGCGAAAGTTGAAAAGGTGGTTGACTCAACTCCCAAAACGACAGTAAAACAAGGTAAGTCCAAGAAGTTATCTTATAAACTGCAACGAGAGTTAGAAGCCTTACCGCAAAAGCTTGAGCAACTAGAAAGTGACATCGGCGAGATGCAAGAGCAAGTGAACAATCCGGAGTTTTTCAGCAAAGGTGTTGAAGTAACTCAACCGATTTTAGACAAACTAGCTAAACTTGAAGAAGAGCTGGAAATTGCGTTTGAGCGCTGGGATGAGCTCGAAGCAATGCAACAGGAAAGTTAA
- the rlmKL gene encoding bifunctional 23S rRNA (guanine(2069)-N(7))-methyltransferase RlmK/23S rRNA (guanine(2445)-N(2))-methyltransferase RlmL, whose translation MHQYLAVTSNGLENLLADELAKLGIENPKPVQAGVKFKATLEQVYRCCLWSRLASRFVRVLSEFRCQDDMDLYLSVNAINWANHFHGSKTIVVDFNGTNREIRNSQYGAMKVKDAIVDSFEKKNLTRPSISKDQPDLRIHVRLHRDNAILGIDMVGSGLHQRGYRTESGRAPLRETLASAIVQRSGWEFDNPLLDPMCGSGTLLIEAAMLAANMAPGVMRKYWSFEALEDFDAEMWAEIKSEASVQARRGIKKVTARFYGFDNDTRVLKTARDNARRAGVESLITFEKGDAALVKRPANFEEGTVICNPPYGERLGTHPGLIALYTAFGAQLKAEFGGCHASIFSSSDDLLSCLRMRADKQFKLNNGALPCHQKNYSITARAAIEGDTKGGESNNNASSIAPDFANRLKKNIGKIGKWAKKEQLDCYRIYDADLPEYNVAIDIYLDHLVIQEYAAPKNIPPEKAKRRLTDIIRAAIEVTGTDANKVILKTREKQKGRSQYEKLSQQSDTMHVNEYGVKLIVNLHDYLDTGLFLDHKITRRKLGELAQGKTFLNLFAYTGSATVHAAMGGAKSTTTVDMSKTYLQWAKDNMALNGQVGRQHQYIQADCLQWLNNENGQYDLIFIDPPTFSNSKRMEQTFDVQRDHIQLMTNLKRLLTEQGTIVFSNNKRHFKMDMDAISELGLKAQNISHQTLPLDFGRNKHIHNCWIITHK comes from the coding sequence ATGCATCAATACCTCGCAGTGACATCAAACGGTCTCGAAAACCTATTGGCTGATGAACTAGCAAAACTGGGCATTGAAAACCCAAAACCGGTTCAAGCTGGTGTGAAATTTAAAGCGACACTAGAACAGGTGTATCGCTGCTGTTTGTGGAGCAGGCTAGCTTCTCGTTTTGTGCGCGTGCTTTCTGAGTTCCGCTGTCAAGACGACATGGATTTATACCTATCGGTGAATGCGATCAACTGGGCGAATCACTTTCACGGCTCGAAAACTATCGTTGTTGATTTCAACGGTACAAACCGTGAGATCCGCAACAGTCAATACGGTGCAATGAAGGTCAAAGATGCGATTGTGGATTCTTTCGAGAAGAAGAACTTAACCAGGCCATCGATCAGCAAAGATCAACCTGATCTCCGCATTCACGTGCGTCTTCACCGTGACAACGCTATTTTAGGTATTGATATGGTGGGTAGCGGCTTGCATCAGCGCGGCTACCGTACCGAATCAGGCCGTGCTCCTCTGCGAGAGACGCTTGCAAGTGCGATTGTACAGCGCAGTGGTTGGGAGTTTGATAATCCCCTTCTCGATCCTATGTGTGGTTCAGGTACGTTGCTGATTGAAGCGGCTATGCTGGCAGCTAACATGGCGCCTGGTGTGATGCGTAAATACTGGAGCTTTGAAGCGCTTGAAGACTTCGATGCTGAAATGTGGGCAGAGATCAAATCTGAAGCGTCAGTTCAAGCTCGTCGCGGCATCAAAAAGGTGACTGCGCGTTTTTACGGCTTTGATAACGACACTCGCGTATTGAAAACGGCGCGCGATAATGCACGACGTGCAGGTGTTGAGTCTCTCATCACTTTTGAAAAGGGCGATGCGGCGCTAGTGAAGCGTCCAGCTAACTTTGAAGAAGGTACTGTGATTTGTAACCCGCCGTATGGTGAACGACTTGGCACACATCCGGGTCTGATTGCGCTTTACACTGCATTTGGTGCGCAACTGAAAGCTGAGTTTGGTGGTTGCCATGCGTCTATCTTCTCAAGCTCTGATGATTTGCTCAGCTGTTTGCGCATGCGTGCTGATAAACAGTTCAAGCTGAACAATGGTGCGTTACCGTGTCACCAAAAAAACTACTCGATTACCGCACGTGCAGCAATCGAAGGTGACACAAAAGGCGGTGAAAGCAACAATAATGCTTCTTCAATCGCGCCCGATTTTGCAAACCGACTGAAAAAGAATATCGGCAAGATTGGTAAATGGGCTAAGAAAGAACAGTTAGATTGTTACCGTATTTATGATGCCGACCTGCCTGAATACAATGTCGCGATTGATATTTACCTAGATCACCTGGTGATTCAAGAATATGCAGCGCCGAAAAACATTCCGCCAGAAAAGGCGAAACGTCGCCTGACGGATATTATTCGTGCGGCAATTGAAGTCACGGGCACAGACGCGAACAAAGTCATCTTGAAAACTCGTGAAAAACAAAAAGGTCGCTCACAGTACGAAAAGCTCTCTCAACAATCAGACACGATGCACGTCAACGAATACGGCGTAAAGCTGATCGTTAACCTACATGACTATCTTGATACCGGACTGTTCCTCGATCATAAGATTACCCGACGTAAACTAGGTGAACTTGCACAAGGCAAAACCTTTTTGAACTTATTTGCTTACACCGGTTCTGCAACCGTTCATGCGGCTATGGGTGGCGCGAAGTCGACCACAACAGTTGATATGTCGAAAACCTACCTTCAGTGGGCGAAAGACAACATGGCACTCAATGGACAAGTCGGTCGTCAGCACCAATACATTCAAGCCGATTGCTTGCAGTGGTTAAACAATGAGAATGGTCAATATGATCTTATCTTTATCGATCCACCAACGTTCTCGAACTCAAAACGCATGGAACAGACATTTGATGTTCAACGTGACCACATACAGTTAATGACTAACTTGAAGCGTTTATTGACTGAGCAGGGCACGATTGTGTTCTCTAACAACAAACGTCACTTCAAGATGGACATGGATGCAATCAGTGAGCTTGGATTAAAAGCCCAAAACATTTCGCACCAAACACTGCCACTTGATTTTGGTCGTAATAAACACATCCACAACTGTTGGATCATTACGCACAAGTAA
- a CDS encoding glutaredoxin family protein, whose protein sequence is MKLKLFSTEGCHLCEQAFSLLKDAGLDGSVDIIDIAFDDTLFLRYGVTIPVLNFNDNELNWPFDAAGLAQWLTANGITYDS, encoded by the coding sequence ATGAAACTTAAACTATTCAGTACAGAAGGCTGCCACTTGTGTGAGCAAGCCTTCTCACTTCTCAAAGATGCAGGGCTCGACGGTTCTGTCGACATAATCGATATTGCGTTTGATGACACGCTCTTTTTGCGTTACGGCGTCACGATTCCTGTACTCAATTTCAATGATAATGAACTAAATTGGCCGTTTGACGCTGCCGGTTTAGCACAATGGTTAACAGCAAATGGCATTACTTACGATTCATAA
- a CDS encoding cell division protein ZapC gives MLKPRDNWTWYFDDTENHLMLDLGDNMLFKTNLPRKLLVDCAVGTNVFCVDDASDYQTFKESLSHLDLTEPRQAELALYCVAAKRFHKPVQPKSWFFHEGRGTPCRLHEGNLVTLSNDQGEGLFIILEVGENVCLIAPVALEGFTLREGKTLAFGEPIKVMHDRIGETYHAIMDAPIALVG, from the coding sequence ATGCTTAAACCTAGAGACAATTGGACATGGTATTTTGATGATACAGAAAATCACCTAATGCTTGATCTAGGTGACAACATGCTGTTCAAGACCAACCTTCCACGCAAACTTCTCGTTGATTGTGCTGTTGGCACCAATGTTTTTTGTGTCGATGATGCAAGCGATTATCAAACTTTTAAAGAATCACTTTCACACCTAGACCTCACTGAACCTCGACAAGCTGAACTGGCGCTATACTGTGTTGCCGCTAAACGTTTCCATAAACCTGTTCAACCAAAGAGCTGGTTTTTCCATGAAGGAAGGGGAACACCGTGTCGTCTGCATGAAGGCAACCTTGTGACATTGAGCAATGACCAAGGTGAAGGCCTATTTATTATCCTAGAAGTAGGCGAAAATGTCTGCTTAATCGCACCTGTAGCCCTGGAAGGCTTTACTTTGAGGGAAGGGAAGACCTTAGCCTTTGGTGAACCTATCAAAGTGATGCATGACCGCATAGGAGAAACCTACCACGCTATAATGGATGCTCCCATTGCTTTAGTAGGTTAA
- a CDS encoding DUF3466 family protein produces MSSTKFKLSVVTTALLSAFAAKAETVIQPMYNVVPVEVPNDLQNSYDSADVFGVAIQASSSTDINNMGNLGCFVSEDFSILCNDYAAAGEIKNSVEGWSIREEVPFAMDASFGYIEDYDSFKSYCYRERLYSTCESWASEYWNAWRDDVNGESSLINLAFIEGDSSEYVNTGHNNAINSLDQMGIPIGIQSNSAANSVSTPRRDIQSVPTLPAPENEDELATETRAWSKYISEEGTVYISGSSAFEASSNTNGNFFNSQGTLWRSIDGGKTFEVFEVASWGSGKSKDGERLAQGNIFDLVEIDGKLYGVGYNTQDSNNNYYEATVFEYNDDGDFVGTKLVSGARAKNSDGDVVHSNTQLVSVNDNGIAIGEAKLYGSRPQNGAAANKPFVVEDITSDGLSATFLQNYGQSIFFDGVGAELGSINNFNELVGSIDATQARENDGQPRRRRGFIYTVPAETSSRASLYRNSAWLLDDLTNSGDPNSENNNYRIISATDINDAGVISATAIYCPDGYDDTTHNSYCGNRQVDEQVVAVKLVPNPASLETEDGTPTINPRGVNDPPVERQGAGFGWLFLAALGFLGFRRK; encoded by the coding sequence ATGAGTAGTACAAAATTTAAGTTGAGTGTAGTGACGACAGCGCTACTTTCAGCATTTGCCGCTAAGGCGGAAACAGTGATACAGCCTATGTATAACGTTGTTCCTGTTGAAGTGCCTAATGATTTACAAAACAGTTATGATAGTGCTGATGTTTTTGGCGTGGCAATTCAAGCATCTTCAAGTACTGATATAAATAACATGGGGAATCTTGGATGCTTTGTATCTGAAGATTTTTCAATCCTTTGTAATGATTATGCTGCTGCGGGTGAGATTAAGAATTCGGTTGAAGGCTGGAGTATTCGAGAGGAAGTTCCTTTCGCGATGGATGCTTCATTTGGTTATATCGAAGACTACGATAGCTTCAAAAGTTATTGTTACCGTGAACGCTTATACTCAACCTGTGAAAGCTGGGCTAGTGAGTACTGGAACGCTTGGCGGGATGACGTTAACGGTGAAAGTAGCCTTATAAACCTCGCGTTTATAGAAGGAGATAGCTCAGAATATGTCAATACAGGTCATAATAACGCAATTAATTCATTAGATCAGATGGGGATTCCGATTGGGATTCAAAGTAACTCTGCTGCGAATAGTGTATCTACACCACGAAGAGATATACAATCTGTTCCAACCCTACCAGCGCCTGAAAATGAAGATGAATTGGCCACAGAAACTAGGGCTTGGTCAAAATATATAAGCGAGGAAGGTACTGTTTACATTAGTGGCAGTAGTGCTTTTGAAGCTAGTAGCAATACCAATGGTAATTTCTTCAATAGTCAAGGGACTCTTTGGCGTAGCATCGATGGTGGAAAAACTTTCGAAGTATTCGAAGTTGCAAGTTGGGGAAGTGGTAAATCTAAAGATGGAGAGCGTTTGGCTCAGGGGAACATTTTTGATTTAGTCGAAATAGACGGAAAGCTTTATGGTGTTGGCTATAACACACAAGATAGTAATAATAACTATTACGAAGCAACGGTGTTTGAATACAACGATGACGGTGACTTCGTAGGGACAAAACTTGTCAGTGGTGCCAGAGCTAAAAATTCAGATGGTGATGTTGTCCATAGTAATACACAACTTGTTTCTGTAAATGATAACGGCATTGCCATCGGTGAAGCTAAACTATACGGCAGTCGGCCCCAAAATGGTGCGGCGGCAAATAAGCCATTTGTGGTGGAAGACATAACTTCTGATGGGTTGTCTGCAACATTCCTTCAAAATTATGGACAGAGCATTTTCTTTGATGGCGTTGGTGCAGAACTTGGCTCTATAAATAATTTTAATGAGTTGGTTGGTTCAATAGATGCAACTCAAGCTCGAGAGAATGACGGACAACCACGTCGCCGTCGAGGTTTTATTTATACAGTACCTGCGGAAACAAGCTCTCGTGCCAGTCTTTATAGAAACTCAGCATGGCTGTTAGATGATTTAACCAATAGCGGCGATCCAAATAGTGAGAACAATAACTATAGAATAATCTCGGCTACAGATATCAACGACGCTGGCGTTATCTCTGCAACAGCTATTTACTGTCCCGACGGCTACGATGATACGACCCACAACTCGTACTGTGGAAATAGACAAGTAGACGAACAAGTAGTGGCGGTAAAGCTAGTCCCAAATCCAGCGTCACTGGAAACGGAAGATGGTACACCAACCATCAACCCTCGTGGCGTGAACGATCCACCAGTTGAACGCCAAGGCGCAGGATTCGGTTGGCTGTTCCTTGCGGCACTTGGATTCCTCGGGTTCCGTAGAAAATAA
- the pyrD gene encoding quinone-dependent dihydroorotate dehydrogenase, producing the protein MLYRLARTGIFQLDPEKAHDLAIDNFKRFTGTPLDLFYRQKLPHRPVECMGITFPNPVGLAAGLDKNGECIEAFDAMGFGFVEVGTVTPRPQPGNDKPRLFRLIEAEGIINRMGFNNKGVDYLVENVKKANYNCVLGINIGKNKDTPIEKGTEDYLVCMEKVYEHAGYIAANISSPNTPGLRTLQYGEALDDLLSALKEKQAELAEQYGKYVPLALKIAPDLSDEEIEQICESLIKYKIDGVIATNTTLDRSLVDGMKHANEAGGLSGRPVQSRSTEVVRKLHAELKGQLPIIGVGGIDSVVAAKEKMAAGAELVQVYSGFIYHGPGLVRDIVKNL; encoded by the coding sequence ATGCTTTACCGTCTTGCCAGAACTGGCATTTTCCAACTTGATCCTGAAAAGGCGCATGATCTCGCGATCGACAACTTTAAGCGTTTTACAGGCACACCACTTGATCTTTTCTATCGTCAAAAACTTCCGCATCGTCCAGTAGAGTGCATGGGAATCACATTTCCAAACCCTGTAGGTCTCGCTGCGGGTCTTGATAAAAATGGCGAGTGTATTGAAGCATTTGATGCCATGGGTTTTGGTTTCGTTGAAGTCGGAACTGTGACACCACGTCCACAACCAGGCAACGATAAACCTCGACTATTTCGTCTTATAGAGGCGGAAGGCATTATCAACCGAATGGGTTTCAACAACAAAGGGGTTGATTATCTAGTTGAGAACGTAAAGAAAGCAAACTACAACTGTGTTCTTGGTATCAACATAGGTAAAAACAAAGATACGCCTATTGAGAAGGGTACAGAAGACTACCTTGTGTGTATGGAAAAGGTTTACGAACACGCGGGCTATATCGCTGCAAATATCTCCTCACCAAACACGCCCGGGCTACGTACTCTGCAATATGGCGAAGCACTTGATGATCTTCTGTCAGCGTTGAAAGAGAAACAAGCTGAGTTGGCTGAGCAGTATGGCAAGTACGTACCATTAGCACTGAAGATTGCACCAGATTTGAGCGATGAAGAGATTGAACAAATTTGTGAGTCTTTGATAAAGTATAAAATTGATGGCGTGATCGCAACCAACACAACATTAGATCGTTCATTGGTCGATGGAATGAAACACGCAAATGAAGCAGGGGGCTTAAGTGGCCGTCCAGTTCAATCTCGCAGTACTGAGGTTGTTCGTAAGCTTCATGCAGAACTTAAAGGCCAGCTGCCTATCATCGGTGTCGGCGGCATAGATTCAGTTGTTGCTGCAAAAGAAAAAATGGCAGCCGGTGCTGAATTGGTACAAGTTTATTCTGGTTTCATTTATCACGGACCGGGCCTAGTGCGCGATATTGTGAAAAATCTATAA
- the rmf gene encoding ribosome modulation factor has product MKRQKRDRNERAHSQGYKAGLNGRSSEECPYQQMEAKSYWLGGWRDARDDKNAGLYR; this is encoded by the coding sequence ATGAAGAGACAAAAGCGAGATCGCAACGAAAGAGCACATTCGCAAGGATACAAAGCTGGATTGAATGGACGCTCTTCCGAGGAATGTCCATATCAGCAAATGGAAGCGAAATCGTATTGGTTAGGTGGTTGGCGAGACGCAAGGGACGATAAAAACGCAGGCCTATACAGATAG
- the fabA gene encoding bifunctional 3-hydroxydecanoyl-ACP dehydratase/trans-2-decenoyl-ACP isomerase — protein sequence MQNKKESYNREDLLLSSQGELFGPGYPQLPAPNMLMMDRVTKMSETEGDYGKGLILAELDITPDLWFFDCHFPGDPVMPGCLGLDAMWQLVGFFLGWVGGKGKGRALGVGEVKFTGQILPTAKKVTYEIHMKRVVNRKLVMGLADGRVLVDGKEIYVAKDLKVGLFQDTSAF from the coding sequence ATGCAAAACAAGAAAGAATCTTATAACCGCGAAGACCTATTATTATCAAGCCAAGGCGAACTGTTTGGCCCAGGTTATCCTCAACTTCCAGCGCCAAACATGTTGATGATGGATCGCGTCACTAAGATGTCTGAAACTGAAGGTGATTACGGTAAAGGTCTTATTCTTGCTGAACTTGATATCACCCCTGACCTATGGTTCTTCGATTGTCACTTTCCGGGTGACCCAGTAATGCCTGGTTGTTTGGGCCTGGATGCTATGTGGCAGTTGGTTGGTTTCTTCCTTGGCTGGGTTGGCGGCAAAGGTAAAGGTCGTGCATTAGGTGTTGGTGAAGTGAAATTTACCGGGCAAATCCTTCCTACGGCGAAAAAAGTGACGTATGAAATTCACATGAAGCGTGTTGTTAACCGTAAGCTTGTGATGGGTCTAGCAGATGGCCGCGTTCTTGTAGATGGTAAAGAAATTTACGTAGCGAAAGATCTGAAAGTCGGTCTTTTCCAAGATACATCAGCGTTCTAA